A stretch of the uncultured Desulfobacter sp. genome encodes the following:
- a CDS encoding AIPR family protein, producing MSIIHVTQIASKIRELFEGKIDLTDIGENDSQRTVKVLSRCLAAYAVYNYTGCPCAEAALSVVDGGDDNGIDAIYYSPSSRQMVMVQSKWIQKGTGEPESGEIGKFCQGIRDLFNMNFDRFNQKLQNKQTTIEHALQEYDTRYTVILIDTGDRGLAEHGQRQIDDLLHEMNDAGEGVDEQLVEFERMNQGRVHSSLALSAGNQPIDFEVGLSHWGKISEPYSAFYGMVAGEEVAKWWTDNGRRLFDKNLRQVLGKTDVNDEIRATIISAPDKFWYFNNGITIVATKIEKSMVGGNTRDIGSFKLTGASVVNGAQTVSTIGSYLKEGGIGLNKVKVQVRVINLSEAPESFGAEVTRTNNRQNKIENRDFVSQDPEQVRIKTELAIDGVDYNIVRSNSFKASDKSFDLQEATAAIACCSGDPRLAVQAKREIGKFYEDLNKGLYKTIFNGSTTGRYVFSCIKIARVVDVYLLSKISKLSKKSGRYYGLLVHGNRIITLVAVQRLTLNIAAKENDFELDAGKLVSVTDKMIQTIFDYLEEKYADNMLGTLFKNLSKCKDIVEYCKNQNIA from the coding sequence ATGAGCATAATTCATGTCACTCAGATAGCATCAAAAATCAGAGAGCTTTTCGAAGGTAAAATTGATTTAACTGATATCGGTGAAAATGATTCGCAGAGGACTGTAAAGGTATTAAGCAGATGCCTGGCGGCTTATGCTGTTTATAACTATACTGGATGCCCGTGTGCAGAGGCAGCATTATCAGTCGTTGATGGAGGGGATGATAATGGGATAGATGCAATTTATTATTCCCCATCCTCGCGGCAAATGGTAATGGTTCAGTCAAAATGGATTCAAAAAGGAACCGGTGAACCTGAAAGTGGAGAAATAGGAAAGTTCTGCCAAGGAATCAGGGACCTGTTCAATATGAATTTTGACCGCTTTAACCAAAAACTCCAGAATAAACAAACAACTATCGAACATGCTTTACAAGAATACGACACCAGATATACTGTAATCCTTATCGATACGGGTGATAGAGGGCTTGCTGAACATGGTCAAAGACAGATCGATGATCTTTTGCATGAAATGAACGATGCCGGAGAAGGCGTCGATGAGCAACTGGTTGAATTTGAAAGAATGAACCAGGGTAGAGTTCATTCCTCTCTCGCCCTGAGCGCAGGCAATCAGCCGATAGATTTTGAAGTGGGTCTGTCTCATTGGGGAAAAATATCCGAACCATACTCTGCTTTTTATGGAATGGTTGCTGGTGAAGAGGTTGCAAAATGGTGGACTGATAATGGCCGTAGATTATTTGATAAAAACCTACGCCAGGTACTGGGAAAAACCGATGTAAATGACGAAATAAGGGCCACAATTATCTCAGCTCCAGATAAATTTTGGTACTTCAATAACGGCATTACGATCGTTGCAACAAAAATTGAGAAATCCATGGTTGGTGGGAATACAAGAGATATTGGTTCTTTTAAATTGACAGGAGCTTCTGTCGTGAACGGAGCTCAGACTGTAAGTACAATTGGCTCCTACTTAAAAGAAGGCGGAATTGGTTTAAATAAAGTGAAGGTGCAGGTTCGAGTTATAAATTTGTCTGAGGCTCCTGAAAGCTTTGGAGCAGAAGTAACACGGACCAACAACCGGCAAAATAAAATCGAGAATAGGGATTTTGTATCCCAGGATCCTGAACAGGTCAGGATAAAGACCGAATTAGCAATAGATGGGGTTGATTATAATATTGTTAGGTCTAATTCATTTAAAGCCAGTGACAAATCTTTTGATCTTCAGGAGGCGACCGCAGCCATAGCTTGCTGCTCAGGCGACCCAAGACTTGCAGTCCAAGCCAAAAGAGAAATCGGCAAATTTTATGAAGATCTCAACAAAGGTCTCTATAAGACGATCTTCAACGGTTCTACGACAGGCAGATATGTCTTTAGCTGTATAAAAATAGCAAGAGTTGTTGACGTGTATTTACTATCAAAAATATCTAAGTTGTCAAAAAAAAGTGGTCGCTATTACGGCCTGTTGGTACACGGCAACAGAATAATAACCCTTGTCGCTGTTCAGAGGCTTACGTTAAATATTGCCGCTAAGGAAAATGATTTTGAATTGGATGCCGGAAAACTTGTTTCTGTAACAGACAAAATGATTCAAACGATTTTTGATTATTTGGAAGAAAAATATGCTGACAATATGCTTGGAACGTTATTTAAAAATTTGTCTAAATGCAAAGATATTGTTGAATATTGTAAGAATCAAAATATTGCATAA